One part of the Humulus lupulus chromosome 9, drHumLupu1.1, whole genome shotgun sequence genome encodes these proteins:
- the LOC133800973 gene encoding glucan endo-1,3-beta-glucosidase 11-like: MATFIYRNATTLVLDILLVMALSLSFSGVMSLGINYGQVANNLPPPAKVLDLLSSLKVTKTRIYDTNPEVLTAFANSNVEIIVTVENQMLSQLMDPQQALQWVTTHIKPYYPATRITGIAVGNEVFTDDSSSSFVTYLVPAMVSIHSALAQLGLDTYIKVSTPSSLAVLENSYPPSAGTFKTEVNTVILQLLKFLQSTNAPFWINAYPYFAYKGDPTLVSLDYVLFNPNTGMVDPYTKLRYDNMLYAQVDAIIFAMARMGFSAIEVRVSETGWPSKGDSNEIGATVENAAMFNRNLLRRQLANEGTPLRPNMRLEVYLFALFNEDMKPGPTSERNYGLFQPDMTMAYNVGLSALATTSTSSASISLTSSASNKAAKMDNQSLVFWIMFVYLLTFQVFMRRPF; encoded by the exons ATGGCAACTTTTATTTACAGAAATGCCACTACCCTTGTTCTTGATATTCTTCTTGTTATGGCACTATCTCTCAGCTTTTCAG GTGTTATGTCGTTGGGAATCAACTATGGTCAAGTGGCTAATAACCTACCACCACCAGCCAAGGTGTTGGACCTATTGAGTTCTCTCAAAGTAACCAAAACTAGAATTTACGACACCAATCCAGAAGTCCTGACCGCATTCGCTAACTCCAACGTTGAGATAATCGTGACCGTAGAGAATCAAATGCTGTCCCAGTTAATGGACCCACAACAAGCGCTCCAATGGGTCACGACTCACATCAAGCCGTACTACCCTGCGACGCGGATCACCGGAATTGCTGTGGGCAACGAGGTTTTCACCGACGATAGCTCCTCGTCGTTCGTCACCTACCTCGTCCCAGCCATGGTCAGCATTCACTCCGCCTTGGCCCAATTAGGTCTCGACACGTACATCAAAGTCTCCACACCGAGTTCCCTGGCTGTCCTCGAAAACTCCTACCCTCCTTCCGCCGGAACATTCAAGACCGAGGTCAATACCGTAATTCTGCAGCTCCTGAAGTTCCTTCAGTCCACAAACGCACCGTTTTGGATCAATGCCTACCCTTACTTCGCTTACAAAGGCGACCCGACCCTGGTCTCGCTGGACTACGTTCTGTTCAACCCGAACACCGGCATGGTCGACCCGTACACGAAGCTACGTTACGACAACATGTTGTACGCGCAGGTGGACGCGATCATCTTCGCCATGGCGAGAATGGGTTTCAGTGCGATCGAGGTTCGGGTGTCGGAAACGGGTTGGCCGTCGAAGGGTGACTCGAATGAGATCGGAGCCACGGTGGAGAACGCGGCGATGTTTAACCGGAACCTTCTGAGGAGACAGTTGGCGAATGAAGGGACTCCTTTGAGACCCAATATGAGGCTTGAGGTTTACTTGTTCGCTTTGTTCAATGAAGACATGAAACCTGGTCCCACATCGGAAAGAAACTATGGTTTGTTTCAACCAGATATGACAATGGCTTATAACGTGGGTTTGTCGGCCTTGGCTACTACGTCAACTTCTTCTGCTTCTATTTCTCTTACTTCTTCAGCTTCAAATAAg GCAGCTAAAATGGATAATCAAAGCCTGGTGTTCTGGATCATGTTTGTGTATTTGCTGACCTTCCAAGTTTTTATGAGAAGACCATTTTAA